The following proteins are encoded in a genomic region of Glycine max cultivar Williams 82 chromosome 18, Glycine_max_v4.0, whole genome shotgun sequence:
- the LOC100791057 gene encoding E3 ubiquitin-protein ligase APD2 produces MAEQPHSTAVIPPPSASLPEESLPGSSQTPLRSGRGGWSIRDGSAAIFRDDTCSCFVVVFSLWFFVSMTMILGVYGSMTVVLGPKSSTVFQPSPVFVQSVKVENLKANPGPGPILYGTYQYPPLDVVTTWGESCNVSLPSGSYKEWKYYLNSGSSVNISFHVSSRSSSVFLVISKGDGSLTRWLEDPTEPNTTLSWNVIHGTGMITQDILWSSSYYVALGNLDEDVEVALNFSVRASLHNTTNAYYKCALTNGPCSLNLIFHDGSAAVLVTPGPQQNASNEWYVKLSYGPRWMTYIFGIGGLTLLVFGAFNFLNQLQCAHEDRAGVRSEGTSPQRAPLLSNKDDDLSSWGSSYESLPQDEEDIDFLPGGPIDGKILGDGETSNNTRRLCAICFDAPRDCFFLPCGHCVACFACGTRIAEAAGTCPVCRRNMKKVRKIFTV; encoded by the exons atGGCGGAGCAGCCCCACTCCACCGCCGTGATTCCTCCTCCGTCCGCTTCATTGCCGGAGGAAAGTTTGCCCGGCAGCTCTCAGACGCCGCTCCGGTCCGGAAGAGGAGGCTGGAGTATCCGCGACGGCTCTGCCGCCATTTTCAGGGACGATACCTGCTCCTGCTTCGTCGTGGTCTTCAGCTTGTGGTTCTTCG TGTCAATGACTATGATACTGGGGGTTTACGGGTCCATGACCGTCGTGCTGGGTCCAAAATCATCAACCGTTTTCCAACCTAGTCCCGTGTTCGTACAATCTGTGAAG gTAGAAAACTTAAAGGCAAACCCTGGCCCTGGACCCATTCTTTATGGGACATATCAGTATCCCCCACTTGATGTTGTTACCACTTGGGGAGAAAGTTGTAATGTGTCTCTTCCCTCGGGCTCATACAAG GAATGGAAATATTATCTGAATAGTGGGTCTTCAGTAAATATTTCGTTTCATGTGAGCTCTAGGAGCTCTTCTGTTTTCCTTGTAATTTCAAAAG GGGACGGGAGCCTCACTCGGTGGCTGGAGGACCCAACAGAACCTAATACGACTCTGTCATGGAATGTGATCCATG gaactGGTATGATTACACAGGACATACTCTGGTCGTCTAGCTATTATGTTGCATTGGGTAATTTGGATGAAGATGTGGAG GTGGCATTAAACTTCAGTGTGAGGGCCTCCTTGCATAATACAACGAATGCTTACTACAAATGCGCTCTTACCAATGGTCCATGCAGTTTGAATCTTATCTTTCACGATGGGAGTGCTGCTGTCTTAGTTACTCCTGGTCCACAACAG AATGCATCCAATGAGTGGTATGTCAAACTATCCTATGGACCAAGATGGATGACCTATATTTTTGGCATTG GTGGATTGACTTTGCTTGTGTTTGGGGCCTTCAACTTCTTGAACCAGCTTCAGTGTGCTCATGAAGATAGAGCAGGAGTTAGATCCGAGGGAACATCACCTCAGAGAGCCCCTTTGCTTtctaacaaagatgatgatctttcAAGCTGGGGTTCATCATATGAGTCCTTGCCACAAGATGAGGAGGATATTGACTTTCTTCCAGGAGGCCCCATTGATGGGAAGATTTTAGGTGATGGTGAAACCAGTAATAATACACGGCGTCTTTGTGCTATTTGCTTTGATGCTCCAAGGGACTGCTTCTTCCTTCCATGTGGGCACTGTGTGGCTTGTTTTGCTTGTGGAACTAG GATAGCGGAGGCAGCTGGCACTTGCCCTGTTTGTCGTAGGAACATGAAGAAGGTTAGGAAGATTTTCACTGTTTGA